In one window of Nakamurella sp. PAMC28650 DNA:
- a CDS encoding EAL domain-containing protein — protein sequence MERIVRKRQQHLSARHYIGRSTTDTALSHFVRLVADHFGFPMVLVNLLDSESQHTIAAVGMDTGIRPRSQTLCHQVVRDGRPTALQDMDVIPASAAHVRSYIGVPIIGREGIAIGSLCLLDTVPREFGNGQLEKLQSAAAVVRDQLELMRRVGSGPAGSTAEAEILAAAIDSGQIVPFYQPVVDLASGKVRSVEALARWHHPARGLIQPGGFVPLAEDSDIVIDLDLSILRQAATDLRHWQSRTPDLRLNVNLSARHLDNPDALVALTDTVLDAGISPDSIDFEVTETAALAFHPGGGHLLEDLRACGFRIVLDDFGTGFSSMEQVMNLPIDGIKLDRSVTAALGTLVGDAVLRALLGLADDLGFDSVIEGVETSEQAARARKSGCLLGQGFLFAPPLAANDFRQLLRMAG from the coding sequence GTGGAACGAATCGTCAGGAAACGACAGCAACACCTTTCCGCACGGCACTACATCGGCCGTTCGACGACCGACACGGCCCTGAGCCATTTCGTCCGACTCGTCGCGGACCACTTCGGTTTCCCGATGGTCCTGGTCAACCTGCTCGACTCCGAGAGCCAGCACACGATCGCAGCAGTGGGAATGGACACCGGCATCCGGCCACGCTCGCAGACGCTCTGCCATCAGGTCGTCCGCGACGGGCGGCCGACCGCGTTGCAGGACATGGATGTCATTCCAGCGAGCGCGGCCCACGTCCGTTCGTACATCGGGGTGCCGATCATCGGGCGTGAGGGGATCGCCATAGGAAGCCTCTGCCTGTTGGACACGGTGCCGCGGGAGTTCGGGAACGGCCAGCTGGAGAAGCTGCAGTCGGCCGCCGCCGTGGTCCGTGACCAACTCGAACTGATGCGCCGCGTGGGGTCCGGGCCGGCCGGATCGACGGCGGAAGCAGAGATCCTGGCGGCCGCGATCGACAGCGGCCAGATCGTCCCGTTCTACCAGCCGGTGGTCGACCTCGCCTCCGGGAAGGTGCGGTCGGTGGAGGCCCTCGCGCGTTGGCACCATCCGGCCCGCGGGCTGATCCAGCCCGGTGGGTTCGTCCCGCTCGCCGAGGACTCCGACATCGTGATCGACCTCGATCTGTCGATCCTCCGCCAGGCGGCGACGGACCTGCGGCACTGGCAGAGCCGGACACCGGATCTGCGGCTGAACGTGAATCTCTCGGCCCGGCATCTCGACAATCCGGACGCTCTGGTGGCGCTGACCGACACCGTGCTCGATGCGGGCATCTCGCCGGACAGCATCGATTTCGAGGTCACCGAGACCGCGGCCCTCGCGTTCCACCCCGGAGGCGGGCACCTGCTCGAGGATCTGCGCGCCTGCGGCTTCCGCATCGTGCTGGATGATTTCGGCACCGGCTTCTCCTCGATGGAGCAGGTCATGAACCTGCCGATCGACGGGATCAAACTGGACCGGAGCGTCACCGCCGCGCTGGGCACCCTGGTCGGGGATGCCGTTCTCCGCGCGCTCCTCGGGCTGGCCGACGATCTCGGATTCGATTCCGTCATCGAGGGTGTCGAGACCTCGGAGCAGGCCGCCAGGGCCAGGAAGTCCGGATGCCTGCTCGGCCAGGGCTTCCTGTTCGCTCCGCCCCTGGCGGCCAACGACTTCCGTCAGCTGCTGCGGATGGCCGGCTGA
- a CDS encoding amidohydrolase, whose product MSTPEPRRLVVRGCDVLEVPAEGECTVVSGKDIHITGNLITSIVPTGRPVPRAAEILDGTGLLATPGLVNGHTHSPMVLFRGAAEDVPVHDWFNKRVWPMESNLTAQDVHHGALLACAEMISSGVTTFVDHYFFPEQIAEAVASTGIRANIAPTFFSSQGPAALAETVAFAEHWHGGAGGRVTVSLGPHAPYTVDDADLTTLAVHARRLGIGLHLHASENLAQTESSMARRGITPIEVLERTGILDAGVMIAHGCGIIPQDYAMLADHADRVAVTSCPKVYLKHALWPLTPIRDLLDLGVTVAAGTDGAAGHNTLDVWEALRLVAMTQKLETRDAMFLSVSDTLRLAMRGGAAAARLPPGAGALEPGQLADIVLVDLSGLHHRPLHDPRAALVYGVQTNDVKSVVVDGRVLMRDRKLLTVDVPGLLAEIDARTGRLVDTSSGASVQFYDP is encoded by the coding sequence ATGAGCACCCCCGAACCGCGCCGGTTGGTGGTCCGCGGCTGCGACGTCCTCGAGGTACCGGCCGAGGGCGAGTGCACCGTGGTGAGCGGGAAGGACATCCACATCACCGGGAATCTGATCACCTCGATCGTCCCGACCGGTCGACCGGTGCCGCGGGCAGCCGAAATCCTGGACGGGACCGGTCTGCTCGCCACGCCCGGACTGGTGAACGGGCACACCCACAGCCCGATGGTGCTGTTCCGGGGCGCCGCCGAGGACGTTCCGGTGCACGACTGGTTCAACAAGCGGGTCTGGCCGATGGAGAGCAACCTGACCGCGCAGGACGTCCACCACGGGGCCCTGCTGGCGTGCGCCGAGATGATCTCCTCCGGGGTGACGACCTTCGTCGACCACTACTTCTTCCCCGAGCAGATCGCCGAAGCCGTTGCGAGCACCGGGATCCGGGCCAACATCGCGCCGACCTTCTTCAGCAGCCAGGGGCCGGCGGCCCTGGCGGAAACCGTCGCGTTCGCGGAGCACTGGCACGGCGGTGCCGGCGGCCGGGTGACGGTCTCCCTGGGGCCGCACGCTCCCTACACGGTGGACGACGCCGATCTGACGACCCTGGCCGTTCACGCGCGCCGGCTGGGTATCGGACTGCACCTGCACGCCAGCGAGAACCTGGCCCAGACCGAGTCGAGCATGGCCCGGCGCGGTATCACCCCGATCGAGGTGCTCGAGCGCACCGGGATCCTGGACGCCGGGGTGATGATCGCCCACGGCTGCGGCATCATCCCGCAGGACTACGCGATGTTGGCCGACCACGCGGACCGGGTGGCGGTGACGAGCTGCCCGAAGGTCTACCTCAAGCACGCGCTCTGGCCGCTGACCCCGATCCGGGACCTGCTCGACCTGGGTGTCACGGTGGCCGCCGGCACCGATGGCGCAGCCGGCCACAACACGCTGGACGTGTGGGAAGCGCTCCGACTGGTGGCGATGACGCAGAAGCTCGAGACCAGGGACGCGATGTTCCTCTCGGTGTCCGACACCCTGCGGCTGGCGATGCGGGGAGGGGCGGCGGCAGCCCGGCTCCCACCGGGGGCCGGTGCCCTGGAACCGGGGCAGCTGGCCGACATCGTGCTGGTCGACCTGTCCGGGCTGCACCACCGCCCGCTGCACGATCCGAGGGCCGCCCTGGTCTACGGGGTGCAGACCAACGACGTGAAGTCGGTGGTGGTCGACGGCAGGGTGCTGATGCGGGACCGGAAGCTGCTGACCGTCGACGTTCCCGGGTTGCTGGCCGAGATCGACGCCAGGACCGGCAGGCTGGTCGACACGTCCTCGGGAGCTTCCGTCCAGTTCTACGACCCGTGA
- a CDS encoding precorrin-8X methylmutase: MATDAQPQQPQQPQPPPRRYDYVTDGAQIYLRSFATIRRETDMSGLPAAAEKLAVRMVHATGQIDLVADLRVHPDLVPAARAALESGAPIFTDANMVASGITRARLPAANDVICLLRDPRVPELARRWDTTRSAAAVSLWGERLAGAVVAIGNAPTALFHLLEMISAGGPRPAVIVGIPVGFIGAMESKEALLQHESGIPYVVVRGRRGGSALAAAAVNALAQERE, from the coding sequence ATCGCCACCGATGCCCAACCGCAGCAACCGCAGCAACCGCAGCCGCCGCCCCGCCGGTACGACTACGTGACCGACGGCGCCCAGATCTATCTGCGGTCGTTCGCGACGATCCGGCGGGAGACGGACATGTCCGGGCTCCCGGCCGCCGCGGAGAAGCTGGCCGTCCGGATGGTGCACGCGACCGGACAGATCGACCTGGTGGCCGATCTCCGGGTGCACCCCGACCTGGTGCCGGCGGCCAGGGCGGCACTCGAGTCCGGGGCGCCGATCTTCACCGACGCCAACATGGTCGCCTCCGGGATCACCCGGGCTCGGCTACCGGCTGCCAACGACGTGATCTGCCTGCTGCGGGATCCGCGGGTACCCGAACTGGCCAGGCGGTGGGACACCACCAGATCCGCTGCCGCGGTGTCGCTGTGGGGCGAACGGCTGGCCGGCGCCGTGGTCGCCATCGGCAATGCGCCGACCGCGCTGTTCCACCTGCTGGAGATGATCTCGGCAGGAGGTCCACGACCAGCCGTCATCGTCGGCATCCCGGTGGGTTTCATCGGCGCCATGGAATCGAAAGAGGCTCTGTTGCAACACGAGTCGGGTATTCCCTACGTCGTGGTGCGTGGACGCCGCGGCGGGTCGGCACTGGCCGCCGCGGCCGTCAACGCCCTGGCCCAGGAGCGCGAGTGA
- a CDS encoding MarR family winged helix-turn-helix transcriptional regulator, with protein MKTETTPPTTADCVDLIRSLQQLTRARRRSTKYKQDAGALMMMSALDGTPGARVSALAEMLMIDVSAASRQITALEAAGLVGRVKDDLDHRAQLVRLTPAGESALSAAAETAGSDIADRITHWSETDVRALTQLVRRLATDLVASEPGCARSHPTAVRRPVAVGS; from the coding sequence GTGAAGACCGAGACGACGCCACCCACCACCGCCGACTGCGTCGACCTGATCCGGTCGCTGCAGCAGCTGACCAGGGCCCGCCGCCGCTCCACGAAGTACAAGCAGGACGCCGGGGCGCTCATGATGATGAGCGCTCTGGACGGCACGCCGGGTGCCAGGGTCTCCGCTCTGGCCGAGATGTTGATGATCGACGTCTCGGCTGCGAGCCGGCAGATCACCGCGCTGGAGGCGGCCGGCCTGGTCGGACGGGTGAAGGACGATCTCGACCACCGGGCCCAGCTCGTCCGGCTCACCCCGGCCGGGGAATCGGCACTGAGCGCAGCCGCCGAGACGGCCGGATCAGATATCGCCGACCGGATCACCCACTGGTCCGAGACCGATGTCCGTGCCCTGACCCAGCTGGTGCGCAGGTTGGCCACCGATCTGGTCGCGAGCGAGCCCGGGTGTGCCAGGTCGCACCCGACGGCCGTTCGTCGGCCGGTCGCGGTGGGCAGCTGA
- a CDS encoding transglycosylase family protein — MNTRYTGRHRRPSGLMTSGRTLALRTATAGVVIGVPLLGMVAPASAAPVSPWDAVAQCESGGNWAIDTGNGYYGGLQFSQSTWAAFGGTAYAAQANGASKDQQIAVAEKTLAAQGWGAWPVCSVQAGATGQGVTNRSAPAGSSTGNSGSNPATTNTGSTNSGSTNSGSTNSGPGDSGNSNAGSADARSNSVSPSRSSGSDAPPTPAATSAATPKQVSGGSAADGTYTVKSGDTLSRIAVSRHLAGGWQALATANSDVIGDPNLIYPGQVIRLG; from the coding sequence ATGAACACTCGCTACACCGGTCGGCACCGCCGACCCTCCGGCCTGATGACCTCGGGCCGCACACTGGCCCTGCGTACCGCGACCGCCGGCGTGGTGATCGGGGTCCCGCTGCTCGGGATGGTCGCGCCGGCCTCCGCCGCGCCGGTCTCCCCCTGGGACGCGGTCGCCCAGTGCGAGAGCGGCGGCAACTGGGCGATCGACACCGGCAACGGCTACTACGGCGGACTGCAGTTCTCGCAGTCCACCTGGGCCGCTTTCGGTGGCACGGCCTACGCGGCTCAGGCCAACGGCGCCTCCAAGGATCAGCAGATCGCAGTGGCCGAGAAAACACTGGCCGCACAGGGCTGGGGCGCGTGGCCGGTCTGCTCGGTGCAGGCCGGAGCCACCGGCCAAGGGGTCACCAACCGCAGTGCCCCCGCGGGATCCAGTACCGGCAACTCGGGCAGCAACCCGGCCACCACGAACACGGGCAGCACGAACTCGGGCAGCACGAACTCGGGCAGCACGAACTCGGGCCCGGGTGATTCCGGCAACTCGAACGCCGGCTCGGCCGACGCCCGCTCGAACTCCGTTAGCCCGTCCCGTTCGTCAGGGTCGGATGCTCCGCCCACCCCGGCCGCCACTTCGGCGGCCACGCCGAAGCAGGTCTCCGGTGGCAGCGCCGCGGACGGTACCTACACCGTGAAATCGGGCGACACCCTGTCCCGGATCGCGGTGTCCAGGCATCTCGCGGGCGGCTGGCAGGCACTGGCCACCGCCAACTCCGACGTGATCGGCGACCCGAACCTGATCTACCCGGGCCAGGTCATCCGCCTCGGCTGA
- a CDS encoding MDR family MFS transporter — protein sequence MSHRQILQSLSGLLIGMFVAMLSSTVVTNALPTIIRQLHGTESGYTWVVVATLLALTATTPIWGKLSDLMSPKLLVQISLVVYVGGSAVAGLSQSVGMLIFARAIQGIGAGGLLALVQVIMARMISPRERGRYSGYLGAVFALATVLGPLVGGVIVDTSWLGWRWCFYVGVPFAVAAIVVLQKTLKLPTLRRKARIDYLGATLIVAGVSLLLIWVSLAGTNFSWISLPSAAMVIGGLLLLGIAVWVETRVAEPIIPLKIFKNRTVALASVASLMVGSSLYGITVFLSQYFQVARGNTPTMSGVATIPLVLGMFLTSLIVGRVITSTGKWKRYLAVGGVLLVVGLAVLSTMSATSPYWVLAIGMVLAGSGMGATMQNLVLAVQNSVSIRDIGSASATVSFIRSLGGAIGVSALGAVLASKVTSNLQSGLTRLGIDPSVLGASSGTPNTATLPAPVAAVVKESYGIGTAWAFGISAVAAAVGAIVILCIRETPLRASNVDPEELNVVLDAQVVDQQVAQDELEARQVDEQARPELELSASRRH from the coding sequence ATGTCGCACCGTCAGATCCTGCAGTCCCTCTCGGGCCTGCTGATCGGCATGTTCGTCGCGATGCTGTCCTCGACCGTGGTGACCAACGCGCTGCCGACCATCATCCGTCAGCTGCACGGCACCGAGTCCGGCTACACGTGGGTGGTCGTCGCCACCCTGCTCGCGCTCACGGCGACCACCCCGATCTGGGGCAAGCTCTCGGACCTGATGAGCCCGAAGCTGCTGGTGCAGATCTCCCTGGTCGTGTACGTCGGGGGTTCGGCCGTCGCCGGTCTGTCGCAGAGCGTCGGCATGCTGATCTTCGCGAGGGCGATCCAGGGCATCGGCGCCGGCGGTCTGCTGGCCCTGGTGCAGGTCATCATGGCCCGGATGATCTCGCCCAGGGAGCGTGGTCGCTACAGCGGTTACCTCGGTGCCGTCTTCGCGCTGGCCACCGTGCTCGGCCCGCTGGTCGGCGGCGTCATCGTCGACACCTCCTGGCTCGGTTGGCGCTGGTGCTTCTACGTGGGTGTGCCGTTCGCGGTCGCCGCCATCGTCGTGCTGCAGAAGACCCTGAAGCTCCCGACGCTCAGGCGGAAGGCCCGGATCGACTACCTCGGCGCCACCCTGATCGTCGCCGGCGTGAGCCTCCTGCTGATCTGGGTCTCGCTCGCCGGCACCAACTTCTCCTGGATCTCCCTCCCGTCCGCGGCCATGGTGATCGGCGGCCTGCTGCTGCTGGGCATCGCGGTCTGGGTCGAGACCAGGGTGGCCGAGCCGATCATCCCGCTGAAGATCTTCAAGAACCGCACCGTCGCGCTGGCCTCCGTAGCGAGCCTGATGGTCGGATCCTCGCTCTACGGGATCACCGTGTTCCTGAGCCAGTACTTCCAGGTCGCCCGTGGCAACACCCCGACCATGTCCGGGGTGGCCACCATCCCGCTGGTCCTTGGCATGTTCCTGACGTCCCTGATCGTCGGCCGGGTCATCACCAGCACCGGGAAGTGGAAGCGCTACCTGGCCGTCGGTGGCGTCCTGCTGGTCGTCGGACTCGCTGTGCTGTCGACGATGTCGGCGACCTCGCCCTACTGGGTGCTGGCCATCGGCATGGTGCTGGCCGGCAGTGGCATGGGGGCGACGATGCAGAACCTCGTGCTCGCGGTCCAGAACAGCGTGTCGATCCGCGACATCGGCAGCGCGTCGGCCACGGTCTCGTTCATCCGTTCACTCGGTGGCGCCATCGGTGTCAGTGCGCTCGGCGCCGTGCTGGCCTCGAAGGTCACGTCCAACCTCCAGTCCGGTCTGACCCGACTGGGCATCGATCCGTCGGTGCTCGGCGCATCCTCGGGCACCCCGAACACGGCCACTCTGCCGGCCCCGGTCGCCGCAGTGGTCAAGGAGTCGTACGGCATCGGTACGGCCTGGGCCTTCGGGATCAGCGCCGTGGCCGCGGCCGTCGGCGCGATCGTCATCCTCTGCATCAGGGAAACCCCGCTGCGGGCCAGCAATGTCGACCCGGAGGAACTCAACGTGGTGCTGGACGCCCAGGTCGTCGACCAGCAGGTCGCCCAGGACGAACTCGAGGCCCGGCAGGTCGACGAGCAGGCCAGGCCCGAGCTGGAACTCAGCGCCTCGCGACGCCACTGA
- a CDS encoding cobalt-precorrin-4/precorrin-4 C(11)-methyltransferase translates to MTVHFIGAGPGAADLLTLRAVTLMGSARVCLYAGTYITAEVLAHCAAGAELIDTQHLDLDGIIGHLTRAHAAGHDVARLCSGDPSLYSALAEQTRRLDAIGVPWDVTPGVPAYAAAAAVLGRELTAPELSQTVILTRTQARSTKMPDTEALPVLARSHATIVLHLAITRIRQVVADLVPEYGTDAPVAVVANASAASEVVLRGTLSDISDQVEAAGLRQAAVIIVGKTLGAMDFVDSHLYAPRAR, encoded by the coding sequence ATGACCGTCCACTTCATCGGGGCCGGCCCCGGGGCCGCCGACCTGCTGACCCTGCGGGCGGTGACGTTGATGGGGTCGGCGCGGGTCTGCCTCTATGCCGGGACCTACATCACGGCGGAGGTTCTCGCGCACTGCGCGGCCGGTGCCGAGCTGATCGACACCCAACACCTGGATCTCGACGGAATCATCGGGCACCTGACGCGCGCACATGCCGCCGGTCACGACGTGGCCCGGCTGTGCTCCGGTGATCCGTCGCTGTACTCGGCGTTGGCCGAACAGACACGCCGGCTGGACGCCATCGGCGTGCCATGGGATGTCACGCCCGGAGTGCCAGCCTACGCCGCCGCCGCCGCCGTTCTCGGTCGGGAACTGACCGCACCCGAGTTGTCCCAGACAGTCATCCTGACCAGGACGCAGGCCAGATCGACGAAGATGCCCGACACCGAGGCGCTGCCGGTCCTGGCCCGCAGCCACGCGACGATCGTGTTGCACCTGGCCATCACCCGCATCCGTCAGGTGGTCGCCGATCTGGTCCCCGAGTACGGGACGGACGCTCCGGTGGCGGTGGTGGCCAACGCTTCTGCCGCTTCCGAGGTGGTGCTCCGGGGAACGCTGTCGGACATCTCCGACCAGGTGGAGGCCGCCGGTCTCCGTCAGGCCGCCGTCATCATCGTCGGAAAAACTTTGGGCGCAATGGATTTCGTCGACTCCCACCTCTACGCCCCCCGCGCACGCTGA
- a CDS encoding precorrin-2 C(20)-methyltransferase: protein MSGLLYGVGLGPGDPELVTLKAARLIAAADVVAYHSGTHGRSIARSIAAALLPRGVIEEALVYPVTTERTAHPGGYRGAMVDFYDSSAERLAVHLRAGRTVVVLCEGDPLFYGSYMYLHDRLAPSFVTEVVPGVTSVSAAAAVAGKPLVRHEDVLTILPGTLPQPELARRLADTQAAAIMKLGRTFPAVRAALAEAGRLDEAWYVERASIPGQAMIPVRDVDPGAVPYFSIILVPGADRQVGDASADGAVAQPVPPVARTDPAELFVVGLGPGPERWITPEVTDVLAIVDHIVGYAPYVDRIPQRAGLRRHASGNTVEVDRARFALDLALAGERVAVVSGGDAGVFGMASAVFEAAQDEIYSGVRITVLPAITAAQAVAAAAGAPLGGDYAVMSLSDRLKPWDVIADRLRKISESDLVLAIYNPGSRTRATQVALAKQVLLEHRSPETVVVIGRSVGRPGESVETTTLGRLDPAAIDMQCLLIIGAGGTLVSGDRVWTRRFVPAPQPVG from the coding sequence ATGTCGGGGCTCCTCTACGGGGTGGGCCTCGGCCCCGGTGATCCGGAACTCGTCACGCTCAAGGCGGCCCGGCTGATCGCCGCCGCCGACGTGGTGGCCTATCACTCCGGCACCCACGGCCGATCCATCGCACGGTCGATCGCCGCCGCTCTACTGCCCCGCGGGGTGATCGAGGAGGCTCTCGTCTACCCGGTGACCACCGAGCGCACGGCGCACCCGGGTGGGTACCGGGGCGCGATGGTCGACTTCTACGATTCGTCCGCGGAGCGACTCGCGGTGCACCTGCGCGCCGGGCGTACCGTCGTCGTCCTGTGCGAGGGCGACCCGCTGTTCTACGGCTCCTACATGTACCTGCACGACCGTCTCGCCCCCTCGTTCGTCACCGAGGTGGTACCGGGGGTGACGTCGGTGTCGGCGGCCGCCGCGGTCGCCGGAAAACCCCTGGTGCGTCACGAGGACGTCCTGACGATCCTGCCCGGGACGCTGCCGCAGCCGGAACTGGCCAGACGGCTGGCCGACACCCAGGCCGCGGCGATCATGAAGCTGGGGCGCACCTTTCCGGCGGTCAGGGCCGCGCTGGCCGAGGCCGGGCGCCTGGACGAAGCGTGGTACGTGGAGCGTGCCTCGATCCCGGGTCAGGCCATGATCCCGGTGCGTGACGTCGACCCTGGTGCCGTGCCGTATTTCTCGATCATCCTGGTGCCCGGTGCCGATCGTCAGGTCGGCGATGCGTCCGCCGATGGTGCTGTGGCACAACCCGTCCCGCCCGTCGCCCGGACTGATCCGGCCGAGCTGTTCGTGGTCGGGCTCGGCCCGGGGCCGGAGCGGTGGATCACGCCCGAGGTGACCGACGTGCTCGCCATCGTCGACCACATCGTCGGCTACGCACCGTATGTCGATCGAATTCCGCAGCGCGCCGGACTGCGTCGGCATGCCTCGGGCAATACCGTCGAGGTGGACCGTGCCCGGTTCGCGCTCGATCTGGCGCTGGCGGGGGAGCGGGTGGCCGTCGTCTCCGGCGGTGACGCCGGGGTGTTCGGGATGGCGTCGGCGGTGTTCGAGGCCGCGCAGGACGAGATCTACTCCGGGGTCAGGATCACGGTGCTGCCGGCTATCACGGCGGCGCAGGCGGTGGCCGCGGCCGCAGGCGCTCCGCTGGGCGGCGACTACGCGGTGATGTCGTTGTCGGACCGGCTCAAACCATGGGACGTGATCGCCGATCGGCTGCGCAAGATCTCGGAGTCGGATCTGGTCCTGGCGATCTACAACCCGGGCTCCCGCACACGGGCCACCCAGGTTGCCCTGGCCAAGCAGGTGCTCCTGGAGCACCGTTCGCCGGAGACAGTGGTGGTGATCGGACGGTCGGTCGGCCGGCCCGGCGAGTCGGTGGAGACGACGACGCTGGGACGGCTGGATCCCGCCGCGATCGACATGCAGTGTCTGCTGATCATCGGGGCCGGCGGAACGCTGGTCTCCGGTGATCGGGTCTGGACCAGACGCTTCGTCCCCGCACCGCAGCCGGTCGGGTGA
- a CDS encoding S9 family peptidase — MTAAAMLPFAVVGCADPVDAAGPATPPGPSGALVPTVPASSAGIAAVTPVAGIASSRSVTRDTAEVALTGPGPHHIAYGTDDSQWGELYLPTGPRHPGVAVIIHGGFWSAEYGADLGAPLAHDLASRGYPAWNLEYRRVGDGGGWPHTFRDVAAGIDHLRPVAALAGLDLGRVVVIGHSAGGQLAVWAAGRGAVNEADPRAGSQVPVTGVVSQAGVLDLVAAARDDLGGGAEQDLLGGSPDAVAARYQIASPQQALPNRVPVRCVHSRSDSHVPYSQSADYVGAATRAGGDATLTTVPGDHFSLITVGTPAWSACAAQAVALLAP; from the coding sequence GTGACGGCAGCTGCGATGCTCCCGTTCGCGGTCGTCGGCTGCGCTGATCCGGTTGACGCCGCCGGACCTGCAACGCCACCCGGCCCCAGCGGGGCGCTGGTCCCGACAGTTCCCGCATCGTCGGCCGGGATCGCGGCGGTGACGCCGGTGGCCGGCATCGCGTCCTCGCGGTCGGTGACCAGGGACACCGCCGAGGTCGCCCTCACCGGTCCCGGTCCGCACCACATCGCCTACGGCACAGACGATTCGCAGTGGGGGGAGCTCTACCTGCCGACCGGCCCCCGGCATCCGGGGGTCGCCGTGATCATCCACGGCGGCTTCTGGTCGGCTGAATACGGCGCGGACCTCGGGGCACCCCTGGCCCACGACCTGGCATCACGGGGCTACCCGGCCTGGAACCTGGAATACCGCCGGGTCGGCGACGGAGGCGGCTGGCCGCACACGTTCCGGGACGTCGCGGCCGGGATCGACCATCTGCGTCCGGTGGCCGCCCTGGCCGGGCTCGACCTGGGCCGGGTCGTCGTCATCGGGCATTCGGCCGGCGGTCAGCTCGCCGTGTGGGCGGCCGGGCGGGGTGCGGTCAACGAGGCCGACCCGCGGGCCGGTTCGCAGGTTCCGGTGACGGGCGTCGTGTCCCAGGCGGGGGTGCTGGACCTGGTGGCGGCGGCCAGGGACGATCTCGGCGGCGGTGCGGAACAGGATCTCCTCGGTGGCAGTCCCGACGCGGTGGCGGCCCGCTACCAGATCGCCTCTCCCCAGCAGGCGCTGCCGAACCGGGTTCCCGTCCGATGCGTGCACAGCCGCTCCGACTCCCATGTGCCCTATTCGCAGAGTGCCGACTACGTCGGTGCCGCCACCAGGGCCGGCGGCGACGCCACCCTGACCACCGTTCCGGGTGACCACTTCTCGCTGATCACCGTCGGGACCCCGGCCTGGTCTGCCTGCGCCGCCCAGGCCGTCGCACTCCTCGCCCCCTGA
- a CDS encoding GNAT family N-acetyltransferase: MNILIRGATAADAAESADVHLISRRARMPYLPDLHSAADVRTYFATSVLPSSTVLVATSGERIIGFAAVSGDSLDHLYVRPEHLRTGVGSRLLEQVKLVSPKGLRLYVFQRNHQARAFYRRHGFVVSSFASGQDNEEKEPDLVMSWTPDAELRRSAT, from the coding sequence GTGAACATCCTGATCCGGGGCGCCACCGCTGCCGATGCGGCCGAGAGCGCCGATGTGCACCTGATCTCGCGGCGGGCTAGGATGCCGTATCTGCCGGACCTGCACAGCGCCGCCGACGTCCGCACGTATTTCGCCACGTCGGTGCTGCCGTCCAGCACCGTGCTCGTGGCCACATCAGGCGAGCGCATCATCGGTTTCGCCGCGGTGTCCGGCGACAGCCTCGACCACCTCTACGTCCGGCCGGAGCACCTGCGGACGGGGGTGGGATCCAGGCTGCTCGAGCAGGTGAAGCTGGTCAGCCCGAAGGGTCTGCGACTGTACGTCTTCCAACGGAACCATCAGGCTCGGGCGTTCTACCGCAGGCACGGCTTCGTGGTCAGCTCGTTCGCGTCCGGTCAGGACAACGAGGAGAAAGAGCCGGACCTGGTGATGAGCTGGACACCGGACGCAGAGCTCCGCCGCTCCGCAACGTGA